In Sporosarcina sp. PTS2304, a genomic segment contains:
- a CDS encoding ATP-dependent Lon protease: protein MKGLLSGMVAVIAGVIMLAGPVGIYIVGLLLIGIIFWSFLLLLDIHKHTVPATANDAKDAYERYMIERAEKEANE from the coding sequence ATGAAGGGGTTATTGTCTGGCATGGTCGCCGTTATTGCGGGAGTAATCATGCTAGCTGGTCCAGTAGGCATTTATATAGTAGGTCTTCTGCTGATTGGAATTATTTTTTGGTCGTTTCTTTTACTACTGGACATACATAAACACACTGTACCCGCTACTGCCAACGATGCAAAAGATGCCTATGAAAGGTATATGATTGAAAGGGCTGAGAAGGAAGCGAATGAGTAA
- a CDS encoding polysaccharide deacetylase family protein produces the protein MKQMILTSFALLVCATLLVLDNGKESSQQMITTGASLTKSEADHYIEKFQSYAKEHDVEPINATIDRVWKAIPGYNGLTVDIVKTYQMMLDGNNFDTDHVVFKEVSPDVHLDDLPPTPIYKGNPEKPMVALLINVAWGEEHLPNMLETLRKFEVKATFFFDGSWGKKHPEMVKTIYAEGHEIGNHAYSHPDLNKSSIEETRNELTKTNDVIKEAIDIKPKWFAPPSGSFNQQTIDVAHELGMKTILWTVDTVDWKKPDPTQMVHRVLSEIDKGSMVLMHPTPAAEEGLPAIIQGIQKKKLRLGTVSDLMSEKRADPYE, from the coding sequence ATGAAACAGATGATATTGACGTCATTCGCATTACTCGTTTGCGCGACTTTACTCGTTTTAGATAACGGAAAAGAGTCTTCACAACAGATGATCACAACAGGGGCTTCACTGACGAAAAGCGAAGCGGATCATTATATCGAAAAGTTTCAATCTTATGCAAAAGAGCATGATGTTGAACCGATAAATGCAACAATTGATCGTGTATGGAAAGCAATACCCGGATACAATGGATTAACTGTCGATATAGTTAAAACCTATCAAATGATGTTGGATGGAAATAACTTTGATACGGATCACGTAGTTTTCAAAGAGGTTTCTCCAGACGTTCATTTGGATGATCTCCCTCCAACACCTATTTATAAAGGAAATCCTGAAAAACCAATGGTCGCTTTATTGATTAATGTAGCGTGGGGAGAAGAACATTTGCCAAATATGTTGGAAACGTTGAGGAAATTTGAAGTTAAGGCTACTTTTTTCTTTGACGGTAGTTGGGGTAAGAAACACCCGGAGATGGTAAAAACCATTTATGCAGAAGGACATGAAATTGGAAATCATGCGTATAGTCATCCCGATCTCAACAAAAGCTCCATAGAAGAGACACGGAATGAGTTAACGAAAACAAATGATGTAATCAAAGAGGCAATTGATATAAAACCGAAATGGTTCGCACCGCCAAGCGGGAGTTTTAATCAGCAAACCATTGATGTTGCACATGAACTTGGGATGAAAACTATTTTATGGACAGTTGACACCGTTGATTGGAAAAAGCCAGACCCGACTCAAATGGTCCATCGCGTCCTATCTGAAATAGATAAAGGATCGATGGTACTTATGCACCCAACACCAGCTGCTGAAGAAGGATTGCCAGCTATTATACAAGGAATTCAAAAGAAAAAGCTTCGACTAGGCACAGTTAGCGACTTAATGAGTGAAAAAAGAGCAGATCCATATGAGTAA
- a CDS encoding DUF1361 domain-containing protein, which translates to MSKIVTAKQTEDYMERFLDTYKGLVGILFVYGCICLVMLWQHPNFLYFMLPWNLLLAILPLFFIGKAEVAMEQRRKVWLIFWLGAWLFFFPNSVYMVTDFIHISGDTFLWAQEVERYSTDSRVIYSHELMVWAKLLIIGFGFFSSIIIGLESLYTFERMMRKRFAASVCYGMMFVVVCLTGIGVYIGRFLRFNSWDILFDPLDLLRQVVALDGFAIQFSVIFAVFVFGCYMLYRMIRSWSK; encoded by the coding sequence ATGAGTAAAATAGTGACTGCTAAACAGACGGAGGATTACATGGAGAGGTTTTTGGATACGTATAAAGGGCTGGTAGGAATTTTGTTTGTTTATGGATGTATTTGTTTAGTCATGCTTTGGCAACATCCTAACTTTCTTTATTTTATGTTGCCGTGGAATCTACTGCTTGCTATATTGCCTTTATTTTTCATTGGGAAAGCTGAGGTCGCGATGGAGCAGAGAAGAAAGGTTTGGTTAATCTTTTGGTTGGGGGCTTGGTTGTTTTTCTTTCCGAATTCAGTCTATATGGTGACGGATTTCATTCATATTTCGGGTGATACGTTTTTGTGGGCGCAAGAAGTTGAAAGATATTCAACAGATTCGAGGGTGATTTACAGTCATGAACTAATGGTTTGGGCCAAGTTGCTGATCATCGGTTTCGGTTTCTTTTCCTCTATTATCATAGGTCTTGAATCATTATATACATTTGAACGGATGATGAGGAAAAGGTTTGCCGCGAGCGTTTGTTATGGGATGATGTTCGTTGTGGTATGTTTGACAGGAATAGGTGTATATATAGGCAGATTTTTACGTTTCAATAGTTGGGATATTCTTTTTGATCCACTAGACTTACTTAGACAAGTCGTAGCATTAGATGGATTTGCGATTCAGTTTAGCGTAATTTTTGCAGTGTTTGTTTTTGGCTGTTATATGCTGTATAGAATGATCCGGTCATGGTCTAAATAA
- a CDS encoding DUF2200 domain-containing protein yields MTKHKIYTMSFATVYPLYVKKAERKGRTKEEVDEIILWLTGYSQSELDALLETQMDNETFFEKAPNMNPSRTLIKGVVCGVRVEEIEEPVMREIRYLDKLIDELAKGKAMEKILRKGGME; encoded by the coding sequence ATGACTAAACATAAAATTTATACGATGAGTTTCGCAACTGTTTACCCGCTGTATGTGAAGAAAGCGGAAAGGAAAGGACGAACGAAAGAAGAAGTAGATGAGATTATTTTGTGGTTGACTGGATATAGTCAATCCGAACTTGATGCACTTCTAGAAACACAGATGGACAATGAGACGTTTTTTGAAAAAGCACCAAATATGAATCCTTCTCGAACATTGATCAAAGGTGTAGTTTGTGGTGTGCGTGTAGAAGAGATTGAAGAACCGGTCATGCGAGAAATTCGTTATCTAGATAAGTTGATTGATGAATTAGCTAAAGGAAAAGCGATGGAGAAGATTTTGCGAAAGGGAGGGATGGAATGA
- a CDS encoding FAD-binding oxidoreductase — MERVKKPWFLGSIVVVFIAVVLWNIPIEKRKYGLAQGSLVTDYTGLLPERVERVVVADNRVDLQRVVREANVNGQRISVAGLQHSQGGHTYYQDGIVLDMRTFNRILDIDQQNKTIQVEAGATWEDVQEAVLPYGLAVKVTQSQSIFTIGGSLSVNAHGRDIRFGTMAETVKEMTLLTPTGEITHVTREDPEEWMKYVLGGYGLFGVILDVTIELTENDLYSIQTEKLHTTEYSTYVTQLVDRQQTAMHYARVSVAPSSFLDEMYVINYDYIDKQPSTNFLKKEQGVRLSKIALDLGRQGGVLEDLFWAMQKRYIASIHGKEITRNNAMRSESTFMEYVKLGRVEVLQEFFVPVQTYADYIEELKRIIPADDKRDDFKIHNITIRYAAKDDFTALNYAKEDMLGLVVLMQHGVQDEEITNATSIIQQWTDLTLTHGGTYYLPYYRYQTKEQFRRSYPAWDQVADEKKRRDPVAVFQNMFYEHYIK; from the coding sequence ATGGAACGTGTAAAAAAACCATGGTTCCTAGGAAGTATAGTTGTAGTGTTTATAGCTGTAGTTCTATGGAATATTCCGATCGAGAAGAGAAAATATGGATTAGCGCAAGGTAGTTTAGTTACAGATTATACGGGGCTGCTTCCTGAACGCGTGGAACGGGTCGTAGTGGCGGATAATAGAGTGGATTTGCAACGAGTGGTCAGAGAGGCAAATGTGAATGGGCAGCGTATCTCAGTGGCAGGCTTGCAACATTCGCAAGGAGGTCATACGTATTATCAGGACGGAATCGTACTTGATATGCGGACATTCAATCGAATACTAGACATCGATCAACAGAACAAGACGATTCAAGTAGAGGCAGGGGCTACTTGGGAAGATGTTCAAGAAGCCGTGCTACCGTATGGACTTGCTGTAAAAGTGACCCAATCACAATCGATCTTCACAATCGGCGGTTCCCTTTCCGTCAATGCGCATGGGCGGGATATTCGGTTCGGGACAATGGCGGAAACAGTGAAAGAAATGACGCTATTAACCCCAACCGGAGAAATTACACACGTGACCCGAGAAGATCCAGAAGAATGGATGAAGTATGTTCTCGGTGGGTACGGTTTGTTCGGCGTGATTTTGGATGTAACGATCGAATTAACCGAAAATGATTTGTATAGTATTCAGACAGAGAAATTACACACTACAGAATATTCTACCTATGTGACACAATTGGTCGATCGGCAACAAACAGCGATGCACTATGCGAGAGTAAGTGTAGCGCCAAGTAGCTTTTTAGATGAAATGTACGTAATTAATTACGATTATATAGACAAACAGCCGTCAACGAACTTCTTAAAGAAAGAGCAAGGAGTGCGGTTGTCTAAAATCGCTCTTGATTTGGGCCGGCAAGGGGGAGTGTTGGAAGATTTATTTTGGGCGATGCAAAAAAGATATATCGCATCTATTCATGGCAAGGAAATTACACGAAATAATGCAATGCGTTCGGAATCGACATTTATGGAATATGTGAAACTTGGCCGGGTGGAAGTACTGCAAGAGTTTTTTGTTCCTGTTCAGACGTATGCAGACTATATAGAAGAATTAAAGCGGATTATTCCTGCTGATGATAAACGTGATGATTTTAAAATTCATAATATTACGATTCGCTATGCGGCAAAAGATGATTTTACGGCGTTAAACTATGCTAAAGAAGATATGCTCGGTTTAGTTGTGTTAATGCAACATGGAGTACAGGATGAAGAAATTACGAATGCTACTTCCATCATTCAACAATGGACTGATCTCACACTGACGCATGGTGGGACGTATTACTTACCCTATTATCGCTATCAAACGAAAGAGCAATTTAGGCGTTCGTATCCAGCGTGGGATCAAGTGGCAGATGAAAAGAAGCGAAGAGATCCAGTAGCTGTGTTTCAAAATATGTTCTATGAGCACTACATAAAATGA
- a CDS encoding amidohydrolase family protein, translated as MVDAHAHFIPQEVMRWLRDNKRAINAKWEDRGGKEHLIINGKWPFSLNEPFVNKELFEAQQDQANISHSLVSPLPQLFLYDFPSEITLELSTVYNNSLIDQVKNNSERYSALATIPLNDPEKAAMELTRAMKLGMKGAIIGVGSFSVQLTDERCRPLWEVADRLGAILFIHPLLNGDDRMNKRKMSTLSGVLWETTICATDLILSGLLDHYKNVKLLLAHGGGYFPYQIGRLNRGYDVWNDVSSPLEVRPSDYSRRFWYDSVLWNDDALDYLVKFAGADRIVPGSDFPFELSDWPPRHQNFTGWETLLEMKNDISEYSLLNKR; from the coding sequence ATGGTGGATGCCCATGCCCATTTCATTCCACAAGAAGTGATGCGGTGGTTGAGAGACAATAAACGGGCTATTAATGCTAAATGGGAAGACCGTGGCGGAAAAGAACACCTCATTATTAATGGGAAATGGCCGTTTTCTTTAAACGAGCCTTTCGTAAACAAAGAACTTTTTGAAGCACAACAAGATCAAGCGAATATTAGTCATTCGCTTGTATCTCCTCTGCCTCAATTATTCTTATATGACTTTCCTAGTGAGATAACGCTCGAACTATCGACGGTCTACAATAACAGTTTAATTGATCAAGTAAAAAATAATAGTGAACGTTATTCAGCATTAGCAACAATACCTTTGAATGATCCGGAAAAAGCGGCAATGGAGTTAACTCGTGCAATGAAATTAGGTATGAAGGGTGCGATTATTGGCGTAGGGTCTTTCAGCGTGCAATTGACAGATGAACGTTGTCGACCTTTATGGGAAGTAGCTGACCGTCTAGGTGCAATTCTATTTATCCATCCACTTTTAAATGGTGATGATCGCATGAATAAACGTAAAATGTCGACGTTAAGCGGTGTCCTATGGGAAACAACGATTTGTGCTACAGATTTAATACTGAGTGGGTTACTAGATCATTATAAAAACGTCAAGCTATTACTAGCGCATGGCGGTGGTTACTTCCCGTACCAAATAGGCCGCTTGAATAGAGGATATGATGTATGGAATGATGTTTCGTCTCCATTAGAAGTTCGGCCAAGTGACTATAGTAGAAGGTTTTGGTATGATTCTGTGCTATGGAATGACGATGCGCTTGACTATTTAGTGAAGTTCGCAGGGGCAGACCGTATAGTTCCGGGATCAGATTTTCCTTTCGAATTAAGTGATTGGCCGCCGCGGCATCAAAATTTTACAGGTTGGGAAACGTTACTAGAGATGAAGAACGATATTTCCGAATATTCATTATTGAATAAAAGATGA
- a CDS encoding excinuclease ABC subunit UvrA, translated as MKKLTDEIILRGLRENNLKNIDINLPKEQITVFTGLSGSGKSSVVFDTLATESRRQMTLNYPMYVRNQMPRYERPRADLMQHLSPVVVVEQKTVTANSRSTVGTYMDIHPLIRLLFSRIGSPPIGSATDFSSQSTFGRCPECSGFGEVVAPDLDKIIDLNKSLREYAVQFKPLSPSGWQGRWMMTGGLFDPDLPIKDYPKETVDLLLYGPPEGERVFAPFHTKDGPHDHEWDGLLPRFVRLYINRDVSKLKQTSQEDVLAVSTHTICPTCLGSGLNPEVLKCKINGFNIAEYDHLELTELLSELDTISDPLGKSIAQQAIPNIQQLVELGLGYLSLARKMGTLSGGEAQRVKIARHLGSSLNNLTYIFDEPSAGLHPEEVDLLLNMLKSLQENHNTVIVIEHDLSVMKAADEIIEMGPGAGVHGGEVIYQGVPDGLKNASTLTSLDHTLELNIHPRKSREHFTIENATINNLKGISVNIPKNVLVSVCGVSGSGKSSLIFEAFPNSYGDAIRVGQGSIGTSSRSTLATYMGIMDDIRKIFAKATGQPAGLFSFNSIGACPVCDGKGVTTPDVAFADPVTIPCEACGGTRYSDEALSYRYEGKNIVEILELTIDETDQYFSMPKIVKKVQTVKDVGLGYLTLGQTTSSFSGGEVQRLKLASHLKKEGQIYLLDEPSIGLHSKDNARLLEVFQNLVNKGNSVVIIEHNLDFIAASDWIIELGPEGGKNGGHLLFAGTPEEMVHADTPTAKWLRLGLEQPNG; from the coding sequence ATGAAGAAACTTACAGACGAAATCATCTTACGAGGACTTCGAGAAAACAACTTGAAAAATATAGATATAAATCTACCGAAAGAACAGATCACAGTGTTTACGGGACTTTCAGGATCAGGCAAAAGTTCAGTAGTATTTGATACGTTGGCAACAGAAAGCAGACGGCAGATGACATTGAATTATCCAATGTATGTCCGAAATCAAATGCCTAGATATGAAAGACCACGTGCGGATCTTATGCAACATTTGAGCCCGGTCGTTGTCGTGGAGCAAAAGACAGTTACCGCAAATTCACGTTCGACGGTAGGGACATATATGGATATCCATCCTTTGATCCGTTTACTTTTCTCTAGGATTGGTAGTCCCCCGATAGGTTCTGCAACGGATTTTTCTAGTCAAAGTACTTTTGGCAGATGTCCGGAGTGTAGTGGGTTTGGCGAAGTTGTGGCGCCAGATTTAGATAAAATTATTGACTTGAATAAGTCACTACGGGAATATGCTGTACAGTTCAAGCCCCTTTCTCCTTCCGGTTGGCAAGGTCGGTGGATGATGACGGGTGGATTATTTGATCCGGATTTGCCGATTAAAGACTATCCTAAAGAAACAGTTGACTTATTACTATATGGACCACCGGAAGGCGAGAGGGTATTTGCGCCGTTTCATACGAAAGATGGTCCTCATGATCATGAATGGGATGGATTATTGCCAAGATTTGTACGTCTTTATATTAATCGTGACGTCTCGAAGCTGAAACAGACTTCTCAAGAAGACGTGTTGGCTGTGTCGACGCATACGATCTGTCCTACGTGTTTAGGTTCGGGGCTAAATCCAGAAGTATTGAAGTGTAAAATAAATGGTTTCAATATCGCGGAGTACGATCATTTGGAACTGACTGAATTATTAAGTGAACTCGACACCATTTCAGATCCACTAGGAAAATCTATCGCGCAGCAAGCTATACCGAATATACAACAGTTGGTCGAGTTGGGGCTCGGTTATTTAAGTTTAGCAAGAAAAATGGGAACACTGTCTGGAGGAGAAGCACAACGGGTGAAAATCGCTCGCCATTTAGGGAGTAGTTTAAATAATCTTACGTATATTTTTGATGAGCCAAGTGCAGGACTTCATCCGGAAGAAGTGGATTTACTACTTAATATGCTAAAAAGTTTACAAGAAAACCATAATACGGTCATCGTCATTGAACATGATTTGTCTGTTATGAAAGCAGCAGATGAAATTATAGAAATGGGTCCAGGCGCGGGCGTGCACGGTGGCGAAGTAATCTATCAAGGAGTGCCTGATGGATTAAAGAATGCTTCTACTTTAACAAGTTTAGATCATACGTTAGAACTAAATATACATCCGCGAAAGAGTAGAGAGCACTTTACGATAGAAAATGCTACGATAAACAATTTAAAAGGGATTAGTGTAAATATACCGAAAAATGTGCTGGTTTCTGTCTGCGGTGTATCAGGTTCTGGTAAAAGTTCATTAATATTTGAAGCGTTTCCAAACAGTTATGGGGATGCGATTCGGGTAGGGCAAGGCAGTATTGGAACGTCCAGTCGTTCTACTCTTGCGACATATATGGGAATTATGGATGATATTCGTAAGATTTTTGCGAAAGCTACTGGTCAACCTGCAGGCTTATTTAGTTTTAACTCTATAGGTGCATGTCCGGTATGTGATGGGAAAGGTGTTACCACTCCAGATGTAGCGTTTGCGGATCCAGTGACCATTCCTTGCGAAGCGTGTGGCGGGACGAGGTATTCAGATGAAGCTTTATCTTACCGCTATGAAGGGAAAAATATTGTGGAAATTTTGGAATTAACAATAGATGAAACAGATCAGTATTTTTCAATGCCTAAAATCGTTAAAAAAGTACAAACAGTAAAAGATGTGGGATTAGGATATTTGACATTGGGGCAGACGACGAGTTCTTTTAGTGGCGGAGAAGTGCAGCGTCTGAAGCTGGCCAGTCATTTGAAAAAAGAAGGACAGATTTATTTGCTGGACGAACCGTCAATCGGACTGCATAGTAAAGATAATGCACGGTTATTGGAAGTCTTTCAAAACCTAGTTAATAAAGGAAACTCCGTTGTGATTATTGAACACAATCTGGACTTTATCGCAGCGAGTGATTGGATCATTGAATTGGGTCCTGAAGGCGGGAAGAATGGCGGGCATTTACTTTTTGCCGGAACCCCGGAAGAAATGGTACATGCGGATACACCGACTGCGAAGTGGCTTCGACTCGGGTTGGAACAGCCTAATGGGTAG
- a CDS encoding DUF3870 domain-containing protein, with product MVELETVLVTGYSKAPQGTVMYEVYKYTGVVLEINKHTHVIENVEISFIAEIGKNFIEKLMIGYCLENGLEPLIKRIKSHYIAPSQQSVIVALQSAVQRYWDYFKIEEDTVTLP from the coding sequence TTGGTAGAGTTAGAAACTGTCCTCGTAACCGGATATTCCAAAGCACCACAAGGAACAGTTATGTATGAAGTGTACAAATATACAGGTGTCGTTCTAGAAATCAATAAACATACTCACGTAATCGAAAATGTAGAAATTTCATTTATAGCTGAAATAGGGAAAAACTTTATCGAAAAGTTAATGATTGGCTACTGTCTCGAAAATGGTTTAGAGCCATTAATCAAACGTATTAAGAGTCATTACATTGCGCCTTCCCAACAATCCGTGATTGTCGCACTACAATCAGCAGTGCAACGGTATTGGGATTACTTTAAAATTGAAGAAGATACGGTTACATTACCATAA
- a CDS encoding amidohydrolase family protein — MKKYVFKNGVVIDGTGGECKHNQVVVTNGNTIEFIGNESDYQASGDEQLIDAQGGTIVPGFIDTHVHMMMEFSPIAERLATPFSFMYYKAAEYLQTTLHAGVTSVRDALGTDAGVKKAVEDGLIVGPRMQLSINALTITGGHGDGYTVSGTVTDILPSNYPGMPHGVCDGVDEVRKKTRGMLRAGAEVIKVHATGGVLSATDHPEFTQFSLEELKVMVEEGRFRKGVKVMAHAQGAEGIKNAVRAGVHSIEHGIFIDDEAIELMLENGTFLVPTLLAPVAVLETAAETGMPDTAVQKSKEVIEEHIASFKKAHKAGVKIAMGTDAGVFKHGTNLRELGLMVDAGMSPMESIVASTKTAAECLGWEDQVGTLEVGKLADIVVVKGNLLEDIYSLANDESIQVVMKDGNIEKDIR; from the coding sequence ATGAAAAAATATGTATTCAAAAATGGTGTAGTAATCGACGGAACGGGTGGAGAGTGCAAGCACAATCAAGTAGTCGTGACGAATGGCAACACGATCGAATTTATTGGAAACGAATCGGACTATCAGGCTTCTGGTGACGAGCAACTGATTGACGCGCAAGGCGGAACGATTGTGCCAGGTTTTATCGATACACATGTCCATATGATGATGGAGTTCAGTCCGATTGCGGAGCGTCTCGCTACACCGTTTTCATTCATGTACTACAAAGCTGCTGAGTATTTACAAACAACGTTGCATGCAGGGGTTACGTCCGTTCGTGATGCGCTAGGTACAGATGCTGGAGTGAAGAAAGCGGTAGAAGACGGGTTAATCGTAGGTCCTCGTATGCAATTGAGCATTAACGCGTTAACGATTACGGGAGGACACGGTGACGGTTATACGGTGTCTGGAACGGTGACGGATATTCTTCCGTCGAATTATCCTGGCATGCCTCATGGAGTGTGCGATGGTGTGGACGAAGTACGTAAGAAAACAAGGGGAATGTTGCGTGCTGGGGCTGAAGTGATTAAAGTACACGCAACAGGTGGTGTATTAAGTGCTACAGATCATCCAGAGTTCACGCAATTTTCATTGGAAGAATTGAAAGTGATGGTGGAAGAGGGGCGCTTTAGAAAAGGCGTGAAAGTGATGGCGCACGCACAAGGAGCAGAAGGTATTAAAAATGCTGTACGCGCAGGAGTTCACTCGATTGAACATGGAATTTTCATTGATGACGAAGCGATTGAGCTGATGCTTGAAAATGGAACGTTTCTCGTACCGACGTTGTTAGCGCCAGTGGCAGTTCTGGAAACCGCGGCTGAAACAGGGATGCCAGACACAGCTGTTCAAAAGTCGAAAGAAGTAATTGAAGAACATATTGCGAGCTTCAAAAAAGCGCATAAAGCTGGAGTGAAAATTGCGATGGGCACAGATGCTGGCGTCTTCAAACATGGCACAAACCTTCGTGAACTCGGGTTGATGGTGGATGCGGGCATGTCTCCGATGGAATCGATCGTCGCTTCTACGAAAACAGCAGCGGAATGTTTAGGCTGGGAAGATCAAGTAGGTACGTTAGAAGTTGGGAAGCTTGCCGATATCGTAGTCGTTAAAGGGAATCTACTCGAGGATATTTATTCATTGGCGAATGATGAGTCGATCCAAGTCGTGATGAAAGACGGGAATATTGAGAAGGATATTCGGTAA